Proteins found in one Crassostrea angulata isolate pt1a10 chromosome 3, ASM2561291v2, whole genome shotgun sequence genomic segment:
- the LOC128178914 gene encoding E3 ubiquitin-protein ligase HECTD1-like isoform X1 — translation MADVDPETLLEWLQMGQGEERDMQLIALEQLCMLLLMSDNVDRVFESCPPRTFLPALCRIFLDEGAPDNVLEVTARAITYYLDVSAECTRRIVCVEGAIKALCNRLVVVDMASKNSRDLAEQCIKVLERICTRESSAVFDSGGLNCVLTFVTEYGSQVHKDTLHSAMAVVSRLCGKMEPQDSSLESCVESLSTLLEHEDQYVADGALRCFASLADRFTRRGVDPAPLAQHGLIDELLQRLQQAGDSGPNVSTASTPGNVSIQEAKSSPSISTVISLLSTLCRGSPTITHDLLRSDLPDAIESGLRGDERCCLDTMRLVDLLLVLLFEGRKALPKAGTSTISSRLSGLRRSDSAGDRSHRQLIDCIRSKDTDALIDAIDNGVTGFEVNFMDDVGQTLLNWASAFGTQEMVEFLCERGADVNRGLRSSSLHYAACFGRPQIVKTLLRYGANPDLRDEDGKTPLDKARERGDEGHREVISILQSPGEWMVQVNRDQSQPAGQEKKEEVEAMEGEGEVSEPRGDPEVAPVYVKQLLPVFTHVFTSTMLPSVRKSSLSLLKKMIHYTGTPLLSEMCNPELGVVNFAGFLTEVLTNVLDHEDDDEGHQVVLHIIQDLMKKAEDIFLEHFARLGMFGRVLDLAGPQESEAAAIKEEKEDEESVIEDAPEIQQGRPYHWKDWCIVRGRDCLYLWSDAAALELSNGSNGWFRFILDSKLATMYSSGSPEGSSDSSENRGEFLEKLQRARGQIKQGAVSHPVLTHVSSQRLVVGNWTLACKKEGELHIHNSDGQQVCDQSTILKEDLAGFIFESNRGTKHSFTAETSLGPEFATGWGGKKNRKMRSKTEEIRSKVKTMAREIYEQYFRAAEAMPRGVVAKIRNIVQQLEAACAMQISQVRNADGEVTWIEDMRESLEELVLLLRDEHTVSSYELQSSGLVQTLLNILNNNIEDSTSKDSKRRTKERIGIFRSVFQENDGLNPAIAIVRKLIAVLESVEKLSVYNYDLPGSGYGLQILTRRLRFRLERAPGEAGLLDRSGCNLKMEPLTTVGALERYLLKMVAKQWYDFDRQTFTFVKILKEKKDPFYLNYQSDFDENGLIYWIGSNAKTAVEWVNPAQYGLIVVTSSEGRNLPYGKLEDIVSRDSAALNCHTNDDKKAWFAIDLGVWIVPTHYTLRHARGYGRSALRNWQFQVSKDGINWVTLKTHKDDTSLNEPGSTATWPLTPPEDEKQGWRHIKIQQTGRNASGQTHYLSVSGMEIYGTVNGVCDDLGKAAREAEASLRRQRRIIRTQVLKQMVPGARVVRGMDWKWRDQDGPKGGEGTVTGELHNGWIDVNWDSGGSNSYRMGAEGKYDLALAPGYDPEKHRAALAKVDLGAKAKTGVVTSDKVKVSVLTSRKSSSTPSLTEVDENKPSVASTEQAASAECLTSAVKSMAQNLSDNLVNLATTMESLEETKNSNNIPSEPQLQESTSLNNNRTGAVEGREPAQSASGAEGGMTLEHLNSKTDNKKADGQTRGSPTNPMSVSVPNLPTSMEQTVSLLETFAAVARRNLGTVGMNNRSNTLRLGSQNAPNLFSIVGNNLLSTAQSYPSLTTSNAPTSSTLTTTQTMANVTSLSQALTRSLTSTSSESDEFLETCRATTLLGELDDDEELPGPDDDDDENEDENEDDEVYEDMMEEDGLDEVRGERRKTWDDEFVLKRQFSALIPAFDPRPGRTNVNQYQDFEIPAPGMESSPASDSLDSSSQPKIVLFIKAPCLPGMENIEVCLGSDESCIFKYIQKLLVHGMSGNRNERIRRIWEPTYTIMYRTLKEGETRQELEKITDSLHSKTGAHSEARSCQILSEWDVPRSNDPAACTIDHVLQLLQRLYAISMEHSQNMQLNERKGVQLNVPAEEFVSKKLTNKLNQQTQDPLVLASNALPDWCEQLTKACPMLFSVDTRQLYFTCTAFGTSRAIVWLQDKRDASIERSRGPVTRREEGGEYRIGRLKHERVKVPRGNTLLEWAMQVMKCHVHRKSMLEIEFQGEEGTGLGPSLEFYALVAAELQKKELGMWLVDDDFHDKTEREIDLGQGVKPPGYYIQRSGGLFPAPLPQDHSEVSRVERLFFFFGTLLAKCLQDKRLIDMPLSRPFLKLMCMGEVGHHITQQYTESLHRSVTSSESYYSDHSDLMTSSIEDKELILDPPKLRQLEGVSWFAGILTEEDFDTVDPYRSNFLKQLRELVSRKQRILKDRSLSQDQKNIRLQRLALHGQKFEGCRIEDLGLTFQFNPSSKVYGYLSYDLKPDGENVDVTMENIDEYVDLVTDFCLNIGIRRQLDAFRDGFNGVFPMEKLHAFSPDELVTLICGDQYPNWSREDILNYTEPKQGYTKESPGFQRFVSVLCELNADERKAFVQFVTGCSSLPPGGLANLHPRLSVARKNETETSYPSVNTCYHYLKLPEYSSEEILRDRLLTATREKQFHFN, via the exons ATGGCGGATGTGGACCCCGAGACTCTTCTAGAATGGCTTCAGATGGGCCAGGGGGAGGAGAGGGACATGCAACTGATAGCGCTTGAACAGTTGTGTATGCTGCTCTTGATGTCAGACAATGTCGATCGAGTGTTTGAAAG CTGTCCTCCAAGGACATTTCTCCCTGCTCTCTGTCGGATTTTCCTGGATGAGGGTGCTCCGGACAACGTCTTGGAGGTCACTGCTCGCGCCATCACTTACTACCTGGATGTATCCGCAGAGTGCACCCGCCGGATTGTTTGTGTAGAGGGCGCCATCAAAGCTCTGTGTAACAGACTAGTAGTGGTGGATATGGCTTCTAAAAATAGCCGCGATCTGGCAGAGCAGTGCATCAAG GTGCTGGAGAGGATATGCACCCGTGAGTCGAGTGCTGTGTTTGACTCTGGGGGGCTGAACTGTGTGCTGACCTTTGTGACAGAGTACGGGTCACAGGTTCACAAGGACACACTCCACTCGGCCATGGCTGTTGTATCCAGACTCTGTGGTAAAATGGAGCCCCAGGATTCCTCACTGGAGTCATGTGTCGAGTCTCTATCAACATTGCTGGAGCACGAAGACCAATAC GTTGCTGATGGAGCATTGAGATGCTTTGCTTCCCTGGCCGACCGCTTTACACGTAGAGGAGTTGATCCAGCCCCGCTAGCTCAGCACGGACTTATAGATGAGTTGTTACAGAGACTTCAGCAGGCAGGGGACTCGGGGCCCAATGTATCCACAGCCAGTACCCCGGGGAATGTCAGTATACAAGAGGCAAAGTCCAGCCCCAGTATCTCCACGGTAATCAGTCTACTGTCCACGCTGTGTCGGGGTTCACCCACCATCACACACGACCTCCTCCGCTCAGATCTACCGGACGCCATAGAAAGTGGGCTCAGAGGGGATGAAAG GTGCTGTCTGGACACCATGAGACTAGTGGACCTTTTGTTGGTTCTGTTGTTCGAAGGTCGGAAAGCTCTGCCCAAGGCCGGGACCTCCACCATCAGTAGTCGGTTGTCAGGGTTACGACGCAGTGATTCTGCTGGTGACCGCTCGCATCGACAACTCATTGATTGTATCCGCAGTAAAGACACAGATGCACTCATAGACGCAATAGACAATGG GGTGACAGGATTTGAGGTGAACTTCATGGACGACGTGGGCCAGACCCTGCTGAACTGGGCCTCTGCCTTTGGGACCCAGGAAATG GTTGAGTTTCTGTGCGAGCGGGGAGCAGATGTTAATCGTGGCCTGAGGTCCTCCTCCCTACACTATGCCGCCTGCTTTGGTCGACCCCAGATAGTCAAG ACTCTTTTGAGGTATGGTGCCAATCCCGATCTGCGTGATGAAGATGGGAAGACTCCGCTGGACAAGGCCCGGGAGAGGGGAGATGAAGGTCATCGAGAGGTCATTTCCATCTTACAGTCGCCAG GTGAGTGGATGGTCCAGGTGAACCGAGACCAGAGCCAGCCAGCCGGTCAGGAGAAGAAGGAGGAGGTGGAGGCGatggagggggagggggaggtCAGTGAACCTCGAGGCGACCCTGAGGTGGCCCCCGTCTACGTCAAACAGCTGCTCCCTGTGTTCACTCACGTGTTCACCAGTACCATGCTGCCCTCTGTCAG GAAGTCTAGTCTTTCCTTACTGAAGAAGATGATTCATTACACCGGCACCCCACTTCTGAGTGAGATGTGTAACCCGGAGCTGGGGGTCGTGAACTTTGCTGGTTTTCTTACTGAAGTGCTCACAAATGTTCTAGATCATGAG GATGATGATGAAGGCCACCAGGTGGTGCTGCACATTATCCAGGATCTGATGAAGAAGGCCGAGGATATCTTCCTGGAACACTTCGCTCGGCTGGGGATGTTTGGTCGGGTCCTGGATTTAGCTGGTCCCCAGGAGAGCGAGGCAGCCGCCATCAAAGAGGAGAAG GAGGATGAGGAGTCTGTGATTGAGGACGCCCCAGAGATCCAGCAGGGCCGACCCTACCACTGGAAGGACTGGTGCATCGTGCGGGGGCGggactgtctgtatctgtggtCAGATGCCGCCGCTCTGGAGCTGTCCAACGGGAGCAACGGCTGGTTCCGCTTCATCCTGGACAGCAAGCTGGCCACCATGTACTCCAGTGGGAGTCCGGAGGGAAGCTCGGACAGCTCAGAGAACCGGGGGGAGTTCCTGGAGAAGTTACAGCGGGCGCGGGGTCAGATTAAGCAAGGCGCGGTCAGTCATCCAGTCCTGACCCACGTCAGCTCCCAGAGACTGGTGGTGGGTAACTGGACACTGGCGTGTAAGAAGGAGGGAGAGCTCCACATCCATAACTCGGATGGACAGCAAGTCTGTGAT CAATCAACAATTCTGAAGGAGGATTTAGCAGGGTTTATATTTGAGTCCAACAGGGGAACAAAACACTCCTTCACAGCCGAGACATCCCTAGGGCCAGAGTTTGCTACCGGGTGGGGCGGCAAGAAAAACAGGAAAATGCGCTCCAAGACTGAGGAAATCAGGTCCAAG GTGAAGACAATGGCCAGAGAGATCTATGAGCAGTACTTCAGAGCAGCGGAAGCCATGCCTCGCGGTGTGGTCGCCAAGATACGCAACATTGTTCAGCAGCTAGAAGCAGCCTGTGCCATGCAGATTAGCCAAGTCAGG AATGCTGATGGTGAGGTGACCTGGATTGAGGACATGAGGGAGAGTCTAGAGGAGCTGGTCCTCCTACTGAGAGATGAACACACTGTGTCCTCATATGAACTCCAGTCCAGTGGTCTGGTCCAGACTCTACTCAACATCCTCAACAAT AACATAGAAGATTCCACAAGTAAGGACAGCAAAAGAAGGACAAAGGAGAGAATTGGGATATTCCGATCAGTCTTTCAAGAAAATGATGG GTTGAATCCAGCTATTGCTATAGTTAGGAAGTTAATAGCTGTATTAGAGTCAGTAGAGAAACTGTCTGTGTATAACTACGATCTTCCAGGATCTGGCTATGGGTTACAG ATTTTGACCCGTCGTTTACGATTCCGACTCGAGCGAGCTCCTGGAGAGGCAGGGCTACTTGATAGGAGCGGATGTAACCTGAAGATGGAGCCACTGACAACTGTGGGGGCGCTGGAGCGGTACCTGCTCAAAATG gttGCTAAGCAGTGGTATGACTTTGATAGACAGACTTTTACTTTTGTTAAAATCCTGAAGGAGAAGAAGGACCCGTTCTATCTGAATTATCAGTCCGACTTTGACGAGAATGGTCTCATTTATTGGATTGGATCCAACGCAAA AACTGCAGTGGAATGGGTTAATCCTGCTCAGTATGGACTTATAGTGGTCACCTCCTCGGAAGGTCGTAATCTGCCGTACGGAAAACTGGAGGATATCGTTAGTCGAGACAGCGCTGCTCTCAACTGTCACACAAACGATGACAA GAAAGCTTGGTTTGCCATTGACTTGGGAGTCTGGATCGTGCCAACTCACTACACTCTGAGACACGCACGTGGATATGGCAG ATCTGCACTGAGGAATTGGCAGTTCCAGGTGTCCAAAGATGGCATTAATTGGGTCACACTTAAGACTCACAAGGATGACACAAGTCTGAATGAGCCTGGGTCCACGGCGACATGGCCCCTGACACCCCCAGAAGATGAGAAGCAGGGATGGCGACACATCAAGATTCAGCAGACTGGCCGCAACGCTAGCGGTCAGACCCACTACCTGTCTGTGTCAGGGATGGAGATATATGGAACTGTAAATGGAGTCTGTGATGATCTAG GTAAAGCAGCGCGCGAGGCAGAGGCCAGCCTACGGCGACAGAGAAGGATAATCAGGACCCAGGTGTTGAAACAGATGGTCCCTGGAGCCCGCGTCGTCAGGGGAATGGACTGGAAGTGGAGGGACCAGGATGGACCCAAGGGAGGGGAGGGAACTGTGACCGGTGAACTGCACAATG GATGGATTGATGTGAACTGGGACTCTGGTGGATCCAACTCCTACAGAATGGGGGCAGAGGGCAAATATGACTTGGCCCTCGCTCCAGGATATGACCCAGAAAAACACAGAGCAGCCTTGGCCAAAGTAGACCTAGGGGCCAAGGCTAAGACAGGGGTAGTCACTTCAGACAAAGTCAAG GTAAGCGTGTTGACAAGTCGTAAGAGCAGCTCCACCCCAAGTCTTACCGAGGTCGACGAGAACAAACCATCCGTAGCCAGCACTGAACAGGCCGCTTCTGCCGAATGCCTGACATCTGCCGTCAAATCT ATGGCACAAAATCTAAGTGACAACCTTGTGAATTTGGCCACAACCATGGAATCTTTAGAAGAAACCAAAAATAGCAACAATATCCCTAGTGAGCCTCAGCTCCAAGAGTCCACCAGTCTAAACAACAACAGGACAGGAGCTGTGGAGGGCCGGGAACCAGCACAGTCGGCCTCAGGTGCTGAAGGCGGGATGACTTTGGAGCATCTGAACTCAAAGACAGACAACAAAAAGGCGGACGGACAGACACGGGGGTCCCCCACTAACCCGATGAGTGTGAGCGTCCCGAACCTCCCCACCAGCATGGAGCAGACAGTCAGTCTACTGGAGACATTTGCTGCCGTCGCTAGACGTAACCTAGGAACTGTTGGCATGAACAACCGGAGCAACACCCTCAGGCTGGGGAGTCAGAATGCACCAA ACCTATTCTCCATTGTAGGTAACAACCTGCTGAGTACAGCCCAGAGTTACCCGAGTCTGACCACCTCTAATGCCCCCACCTCGAGTACACTCACCACCACCCAGACCATGGCCAACGTGACCTCACTGAGCCAGGCCCTGACTCGCAGTCTCACCTCCACCTCCAGCGAGAGTGACGAGTTTCTTGAGACATGCCGAGCCACCACCCTCCTGGGAGAACTTGACGATGATGAAGAGCTGCCTGGgcctgatgatgatgatgatgaaaacgAAGATGAGAATGAGGATGATGAAGTGTACGAGGATATGATG GAAGAAGATGGCCTGGATGAAGTGCGAGGAGAGAGAAGGAAGACCTGGGATGATGAATTTGTCCTGAAGCGTCAGTTCTCGGCTTTGATCCCCGCCTTTGACCCCCGACCCGGTCGCACTAATGTCAACCAGTACCAGGACTTTGAAATCCCGGCACCTG GTATGGAGTCCAGCCCGGCCAGCGACAGCCTGGATTCCAGCAGTCAGCCCAAGATAGTCCTCTTTATCAAAGCCCCGTGTCTCCCAGGG ATGGAGAATATTGAGGTATGCCTGGGCTCAGACGAGAGCTGTATTTTCAAGTACATCCAGAAGTTACTGGTCCATGGAATGTCTGGGAACAGAAACGAGAGGATCAGGCGAATCTGGGAACCAACTTACAC AATTATGTACAGAACATTGAAGGAAGGAGAAACCAGACAAGAACTGGAGAAAATTACA GATTCCCTTCATTCCAAGACCGGCGCCCACTCTGAGGCGAGGTCGTGTCAGATCCTGAGTGAGTGGGACGTCCCGCGGAGTAACGACCCCGCGGCCTGTACTATAGACCACGTACTGCAGCTCCTGCAGCGACTCTACGCCATCTCCATGGAGCACAGTCAGAACATGCAGCTCAATG AGAGAAAGGGTGTTCAGCTGAATGTTCCTGCTGAGGAATTTGTCTCCAAGAAACTGACCAACAAATTGAATCAACAAACACAG GACCCGCTGGTGCTGGCCAGTAATGCCCTCCCTGACTGGTGTGAACAGCTGACCAAGGCCTGCCCTATGCTCTTCTCAGTGGACACCAGGCAGCTCTACTTCACCTGTACAGCCTTTGGCACATCCAG AGCTATAGTTTGGCTGCAAGACAAGCGTGATGCGAGCATAGAGAGGAGTCGAGGGCCGGTCACCAGGAGAGAGGAGGGAGGAGAGTACCGAATCGGTCGACTGAAGCACGAGCGTGTCAAGGTTCCGCGCGGCAACACACTGCTAGAGTGGGCCATGCAGGTCATGAAGTGCCACGTCCACAGGAAGTCAATGCTGGAGATTGAGTTCCAGGGGGAGGAGGGGACCGGCCTCGGCCCCAGCCTAGAGTTTTATGCCCTGGTGGCTGCCGAGCTCCAGAAGAAAGAGCTGGGCATGTGGCTGGTGGACGATGACTTCCATGACAAGACGGAGAGAGAG ATTGATCTCGGCCAAGGAGTTAAACCTCCTGGGTATTACATCCAAAGGTCTGGAGGACTTTTCCCTGCCCCCTTACCTCAGGATCACTCTGAGGTGAGCCGAGTAGAGAGACTGTTTTTCTTCTTTGGCACACTCCTTGCAAAATGTCTCCAGGACAAGCGGCTGATAGACATGCCTTTGTCGCGGCCGTTCCTCAAACTGATGTGTATGGGGGAGGTGGGGCACCACATTACTCAGCAGTACACCGAGTCCCTCCACCGCTCGGTGACCTCGTCCGAGTCCTACTACAGTGACCACAGTGACCTTATGACCTCCAGTATTGAGGACAAGGAGTTGATCCTTGACCCCCCGAAGCTCCGACAGCTGGAGGGTGTGTCCTGGTTTGCTGGGATTCTGACGGAGGAGGATTTTGATACCGTTGATCCATACCGCTCCAACTTCCTTAAACAGCTTCGTGAACTCGTGAGTCGTAAACAGAGGATTCTGAAGGATCGCAGCCTGTCCCAGGACCAGAAGAACATTCGTCTTCAGAGACTGGCTCTACATGGCCAGAAGTTCGAGGGGTGTCGCATCGAAGATCTTGG ATTGACATTCCAATTCAATCCCTCGTCTAAGGTTTATGGATATTTATCGTATGATTTGAAACCTGACGGAGAAAATGTG GATGTTACCATGGAGAATATAGATGAGTATGTGGATTTGGTCACCGACTTCTGTCTAAACATTGGAATCCGTCGGCAACTGGACGCGTTCAGAG ATGGATTCAATGGGGTTTTCCCTATGGAAAAGCTTCACGCATTTAGTCCTGATGAATTGGTTACCTTAATATGTGGGGACCAGTATCCAAATTGGAGCCGGGAAGACATCCTTAACTACACAGAGCCTAAACAAGGATACACCAAAGAGAG CCCGGGATTCCAAAGGTTTGTCTCTGTCCTGTGTGAGCTGAATGCGGACGAGAGGAAGGCCTTCGTTCAGTTTGTGACTGGCTGTTCTTCCCTCCCCCCTGGGGGTCTTGCCAATCTCCACCCCCGACTCTCCGTCGCTCGTAAGAATGAGACGGAGACCAGTTACCCCTCTGTCAACACCTGTTATCACTACCTGAAGCTCCCGGAGTATTCCAGCGAGGAAATCCTTAGAGACAGACTGTTAACCGCAACTCGGGAAAAACAGTTCCACTTCAACTAA